A single genomic interval of Flavobacteriales bacterium harbors:
- a CDS encoding MgtC/SapB family protein: MDPFLEPGTGPHALLVRLLITLGIGLLIGLEREYSKRVVDKEEQFAGVRTYPLIALLGFLSALLAEHYGQAVIVTGFAGLFAMVVASYVMMARSASFGITTELAGIIAFLLGALVFEDHILLATTITVLVVSLLTLKMRLHTFIATLSPADIRAFIQFTIISALVLPFLPRGGYGPNGVWDLREIWTMVILVTGISLAGYLLVKIFGGRKGTLFEGLVGGLVSSTAVTLSLSRRSRAGTVSGRRLAAVGIVASTAVLYPRILLEIGVVDRNLALHALPSILAITATAVLAAVLLWRRADHRTDEPAALQVTNPLNFAVALQFGAVYMLVQWLMMLATAHYPEQGLYAGALLFGATDMDAITLSIAHKGELPEAQRAAAILLATVSNTVMKFGLVLIFGERSLRRDVGIGFSAILLTTVIALLLA; the protein is encoded by the coding sequence ATGGACCCCTTTCTTGAACCCGGCACCGGTCCGCACGCCCTGCTGGTGCGTCTGCTGATCACCCTCGGCATCGGGCTGCTCATCGGGCTTGAGCGCGAATACTCCAAGCGCGTGGTGGACAAGGAGGAGCAGTTCGCCGGGGTGCGCACCTACCCGCTGATCGCCCTGCTGGGCTTCCTCAGCGCGCTGCTCGCTGAACACTACGGCCAGGCCGTCATCGTGACCGGGTTCGCAGGCCTCTTCGCCATGGTGGTGGCCTCGTACGTGATGATGGCACGGTCGGCGAGCTTCGGCATCACCACCGAGCTGGCCGGCATCATCGCGTTCCTGCTGGGCGCGCTGGTGTTCGAGGACCACATCCTCCTGGCCACCACCATCACCGTCCTGGTCGTGAGCCTGCTCACGCTGAAGATGCGGCTCCACACCTTCATCGCCACCCTCTCCCCCGCCGACATCCGCGCGTTCATCCAGTTCACCATCATCTCGGCCCTGGTGCTGCCCTTCCTTCCCCGTGGCGGGTATGGCCCGAACGGCGTATGGGACCTGCGCGAGATCTGGACGATGGTGATCCTGGTGACCGGGATCAGCCTCGCAGGCTACCTGCTCGTGAAGATCTTCGGCGGACGAAAGGGCACGCTGTTCGAAGGCCTGGTGGGCGGTCTGGTGAGCAGCACGGCGGTGACCCTCAGCCTCTCCCGCCGTTCACGCGCCGGCACCGTGTCGGGCAGGCGGCTGGCCGCCGTGGGCATCGTGGCCTCCACCGCCGTGCTGTATCCGCGCATCCTGCTGGAGATCGGTGTGGTGGACCGGAACCTCGCCCTGCACGCGCTCCCCTCCATCCTCGCCATCACCGCCACCGCCGTCCTGGCCGCCGTCCTGCTCTGGCGCCGTGCCGACCATCGCACCGATGAGCCGGCGGCGTTGCAGGTGACCAACCCGCTGAACTTCGCCGTGGCCCTGCAGTTCGGTGCGGTGTACATGCTGGTGCAATGGCTGATGATGCTGGCCACCGCGCACTATCCCGAGCAGGGCCTGTACGCGGGGGCATTGCTTTTCGGCGCCACGGACATGGATGCCATCACCCTGTCCATCGCCCACAAAGGCGAACTGCCCGAGGCCCAGCGCGCGGCAGCGATCCTGCTCGCCACCGTGTCGAACACCGTGATGAAGTTCGGGTTGGTGCTCATCTTCGGCGAGCGCAGTCTCCGACGGGACGTCGGCATCGGCTTCAGCGCCATCCTGCTCACCACCGTGATCGCCCTCCTGCTGGCGTAA
- a CDS encoding ATP-binding cassette domain-containing protein, with product MITLAELRCAYGDKTVLDIPAYDLTPGVHGIVGLNGAGKTTFLNALYGFGRNAEARVRWNDADMGHGNTAFLETDTYFHPGITGREYLELFMSGPAAADVRMLNELLEVPLDALITTYSTGMKRKLALLGVLSLDREVVLLDEPMNGLDLASVRVLEAIIKRLAERGRTVIITSHVLGPLIALCDRIHLLQQGRFTRVFERGRTEGLEAELFAELDRRTDDVVARWGG from the coding sequence ATGATCACGCTCGCTGAACTCCGCTGCGCCTACGGCGACAAGACCGTGCTGGACATCCCGGCCTATGACCTCACACCCGGTGTGCATGGGATCGTTGGCCTTAACGGAGCCGGCAAGACCACCTTCCTCAACGCGCTGTACGGCTTCGGACGCAATGCCGAAGCACGGGTGCGCTGGAACGACGCGGACATGGGCCACGGCAACACCGCGTTCCTGGAGACGGACACCTACTTCCATCCGGGCATCACGGGCCGCGAGTACCTGGAGCTCTTCATGAGCGGTCCGGCCGCCGCCGATGTGCGCATGCTGAACGAGTTGCTGGAAGTCCCGCTCGATGCGCTCATCACCACGTACTCCACGGGCATGAAGCGTAAGCTGGCCCTGCTCGGCGTGCTGAGCCTGGACAGGGAGGTGGTGCTGCTCGATGAGCCGATGAACGGCCTGGATCTGGCCTCGGTGCGCGTGCTCGAAGCGATCATCAAGCGACTGGCCGAGCGCGGACGCACGGTGATCATCACCTCGCACGTGCTGGGCCCGCTGATCGCCCTTTGCGACCGCATCCACCTCTTGCAACAGGGGCGCTTCACGCGCGTGTTCGAGCGCGGCCGCACCGAAGGCTTGGAAGCCGAGCTCTTCGCGGAACTGGATCGTCGTACCGATGATGTGGTCGCCCGGTGGGGTGGATAG
- a CDS encoding sensor histidine kinase, whose amino-acid sequence MDHRSHRFWPIVATVLAVLFISFDLHLVSRARDVQQRMGAEVELLDALARMSRAVSELATMHRVDLHTGRGHWEERMTGLRADLDRTAARFSQEPGMTELRPRLLLAFDQADSLHHLAEVQAVDLREERTVQAILQLVAQRASKTIDRTARAVHEQGLSVHSAQLSRRWDEAQVLMFLSCLMAVVFALLVGMNRRLLVDSRQRGDQLAEAKQRLEQTNRELRETMLSKEEKEVMLKEIHHRVKNNLQIVKSLIRFQTDQVDDPRVKELFNECITRVSAMALVHEQTYLSKDLANIDVRSYLESLVRDLIHAYAVGVRLRQDIDIQVRTLGVDTLVPLGLLINEIISNSFKYAFKGRMEGTLTVHLSGSEEDGLLLRIGDDGPGIPGRDKWERPNSLGMELIHTLAGQLDADIDLLPVAGTHYELRGHKVGRRKVA is encoded by the coding sequence TTGGACCACCGCTCCCATCGTTTCTGGCCGATCGTCGCCACCGTGCTGGCGGTCCTCTTCATCTCCTTCGACCTTCACCTGGTCTCCCGTGCGCGTGACGTGCAACAGCGCATGGGCGCCGAAGTGGAACTGCTCGACGCCCTGGCCCGGATGAGCCGCGCGGTGAGCGAACTCGCCACCATGCACCGGGTGGACCTCCACACCGGCCGCGGCCACTGGGAGGAACGGATGACCGGTCTGCGCGCCGACCTCGACCGCACCGCGGCCCGGTTCAGCCAGGAGCCCGGCATGACCGAACTGCGCCCCAGGCTGCTGCTCGCCTTCGACCAGGCCGATTCACTGCACCATCTCGCCGAGGTGCAGGCGGTCGACCTTCGCGAGGAACGTACGGTGCAGGCCATCCTCCAGCTGGTGGCCCAACGCGCCTCCAAGACCATCGACCGCACTGCCCGCGCCGTCCATGAGCAGGGGCTCAGCGTCCATTCCGCCCAGCTCAGCCGTCGCTGGGACGAGGCCCAGGTGCTCATGTTCCTGTCGTGCCTGATGGCCGTCGTGTTCGCCCTGCTCGTGGGCATGAACCGCAGGCTTCTCGTGGACAGCCGCCAGCGCGGCGATCAGCTCGCTGAGGCGAAACAACGGCTCGAACAGACCAACCGGGAGCTCCGTGAAACGATGCTCAGCAAGGAGGAGAAGGAGGTGATGCTGAAGGAGATCCATCACCGCGTGAAGAACAACCTGCAGATCGTCAAGAGCCTCATCCGCTTCCAGACCGACCAGGTGGACGACCCCCGCGTGAAGGAGCTGTTCAACGAGTGCATCACCCGCGTGAGCGCCATGGCCCTCGTGCATGAGCAGACCTACCTCAGCAAGGACCTGGCGAACATCGACGTACGGTCCTACCTGGAAAGCCTCGTGCGCGACCTGATCCATGCCTATGCCGTGGGCGTCCGCCTCCGGCAGGACATCGACATCCAGGTGCGCACGCTGGGGGTGGACACGCTGGTTCCGCTCGGCCTGCTCATCAACGAGATCATCAGCAACAGCTTCAAGTACGCCTTCAAAGGGCGGATGGAGGGCACGCTCACCGTGCACCTCAGCGGCAGTGAGGAGGACGGCCTGCTGTTGCGCATCGGCGACGACGGACCCGGCATCCCCGGTCGCGACAAATGGGAACGGCCCAACAGCCTGGGCATGGAGCTGATCCACACCCTGGCCGGCCAGCTGGATGCCGACATCGATCTGCTGCCCGTGGCCGGCACGCACTACGAGCTGCGCGGCCACAAGGTCGGCCGCCGCAAGGTGGCCTGA
- a CDS encoding S9 family peptidase: MKQPILPAVLLLAACGSPQQPEKTTTVEKIAYPETRKDSTAGDSLHGTWIADPYRWLENDTSAETAAWVKAQNAVTNGFLAKIPFRDSLAKRYEELYNFPKVGGPMRVGELYFVWKNSGLQNQSVIYVRKGLDGEDKVFIDPNALDPAGTTTYSPIGTSHDDRYMAVSVQKAGSDWQEIMVYDLSTLQPTTDLLKWSKFSGASWYKDGFFYSRYPTPAKGTELSAASKFQKVYYHKLGDPQEKDVLVWENKQNGDLYVGAGVTEAEEFATLYVSTGTDGFEMYFHDLRTGGIPTPATKWVPLQTGFDHKTSIIDFVPATGKFLVMTEVDAPNYRLVEVDPKNPAKENWKDIIPQAPELLQSVSTGGGLLFAEYLKDATSRFHRMKLDGTDKQEIALPDIGSAGGFGGKRGDTFSFYSFTSFTDPGSIYKYDYATGKSEVWFRPELKFDPSDFVTEQVFYTSKDGTKVPMFIVHKKGVEKNGKNPTLLYAYGGFNVSLTPSFSTSRMLLLEQGGVFALANLRGGGEYGEDWHKAGMKEKKQNVFDDFIAAAEYLIAGKWTDTPHLGINGGSNGGLLVGAVMTQRPDLFGVCFPEVGVLDMLRFQKFTAGFGWTPEYGNAETSPEEFAYLKAYSPLHSVKPANYPATMVMTADHDDRVVPAHSFKFISALQPAQQGDAPVLIRVETQAGHGAGKPTSKIIAEQADKWAFFFHNMGVTPKF, from the coding sequence ATGAAACAGCCCATCCTGCCCGCAGTGCTCCTGCTGGCCGCCTGCGGGTCGCCGCAGCAACCCGAGAAGACGACCACCGTGGAGAAGATCGCCTACCCCGAGACCCGCAAGGACAGCACCGCCGGCGACAGCCTGCACGGCACCTGGATCGCCGACCCGTACCGCTGGCTGGAGAACGACACCAGCGCCGAGACCGCCGCATGGGTGAAGGCGCAGAACGCCGTCACCAACGGCTTCCTGGCCAAGATCCCCTTCCGCGACAGCCTCGCCAAGCGCTATGAGGAGCTGTACAACTTCCCCAAGGTGGGCGGCCCCATGCGTGTGGGCGAGCTCTACTTCGTGTGGAAGAACAGCGGCCTGCAGAACCAGAGCGTGATCTACGTGCGCAAGGGCCTCGATGGCGAGGACAAGGTCTTCATCGACCCCAACGCGCTCGACCCCGCCGGCACCACCACCTACAGCCCCATCGGCACCAGCCACGACGACCGCTACATGGCGGTGAGCGTGCAGAAGGCCGGCAGCGACTGGCAGGAGATCATGGTGTACGACCTCAGCACCCTGCAGCCCACCACCGACCTGCTCAAGTGGAGCAAGTTCAGCGGGGCCTCGTGGTACAAGGACGGTTTCTTCTACAGCCGCTACCCCACCCCCGCCAAGGGCACCGAACTGAGCGCCGCCAGCAAGTTCCAAAAGGTGTACTACCACAAGCTAGGCGATCCGCAGGAGAAGGATGTGCTCGTGTGGGAGAACAAACAGAACGGCGATCTCTATGTGGGCGCCGGCGTCACCGAGGCTGAGGAGTTCGCCACGCTGTACGTGAGCACCGGCACCGACGGCTTCGAGATGTACTTCCACGACCTGCGCACGGGTGGCATCCCCACCCCGGCCACGAAGTGGGTGCCCCTGCAGACCGGCTTCGACCACAAGACGAGCATCATCGACTTCGTGCCCGCCACCGGCAAGTTCCTGGTGATGACCGAGGTGGACGCGCCCAACTACCGCCTGGTGGAGGTGGACCCGAAGAACCCCGCCAAAGAGAACTGGAAGGACATCATCCCCCAGGCCCCGGAACTGCTGCAGAGCGTGAGCACTGGCGGCGGACTGCTCTTCGCGGAATACCTGAAGGACGCCACCAGCCGTTTCCACCGCATGAAGCTCGATGGCACGGACAAGCAGGAGATCGCACTGCCCGACATCGGCAGCGCGGGCGGCTTCGGCGGCAAGCGTGGCGACACCTTCAGCTTCTACAGCTTCACCAGCTTCACCGACCCCGGCAGCATCTACAAGTACGACTACGCCACCGGCAAGAGCGAGGTGTGGTTCCGTCCCGAGCTGAAGTTCGACCCGAGCGACTTCGTCACCGAACAGGTGTTCTACACCAGCAAGGACGGCACGAAGGTGCCCATGTTCATCGTGCACAAGAAGGGCGTGGAGAAGAACGGCAAGAACCCCACGCTGCTTTATGCCTATGGTGGCTTCAACGTCAGCCTCACCCCCAGCTTCAGCACCAGCCGCATGCTGCTGCTGGAGCAAGGTGGTGTGTTCGCACTGGCCAACCTGCGCGGCGGTGGTGAGTACGGCGAGGACTGGCACAAGGCCGGCATGAAGGAGAAGAAGCAGAACGTGTTCGATGACTTCATCGCCGCGGCGGAATACCTGATCGCCGGGAAGTGGACCGACACGCCGCACCTGGGCATCAATGGTGGCAGCAACGGCGGCCTGCTCGTTGGCGCGGTGATGACGCAGCGTCCCGACCTCTTCGGCGTGTGCTTCCCCGAGGTGGGCGTGCTGGACATGCTGCGCTTCCAGAAATTCACCGCCGGCTTCGGCTGGACGCCCGAGTATGGCAACGCGGAGACCAGCCCCGAGGAGTTCGCCTACCTGAAGGCCTACAGCCCGCTGCACAGCGTGAAGCCCGCGAACTATCCGGCCACGATGGTGATGACCGCCGACCACGACGACCGCGTGGTGCCCGCGCACAGCTTCAAGTTCATCAGTGCGCTGCAACCCGCCCAGCAGGGTGATGCCCCCGTGCTGATCCGTGTGGAGACCCAGGCCGGCCACGGCGCGGGCAAACCCACCAGCAAGATCATCGCCGAGCAGGCCGACAAGTGGGCGTTCTTCTTCCACAATATGGGTGTGACGCCGAAATTCTGA
- a CDS encoding RNA polymerase sigma factor: MDINDYNRLVRMHSNALLRFTLRLVRDRDEAKDLVQEAFLRLWMNVDGVDASKGRSYLFTTARNLVIDRKRRRKFLVHFESWHHDHHACLQPAAGVKEVLDRAMDRLPPHQRRLLQLRAIEGHSYKELAARTGMDMARVKVYLHRARKAVQTHIGDPGLVV; encoded by the coding sequence ATGGACATCAACGACTACAACCGGCTCGTGAGAATGCATTCCAATGCCCTCCTCCGCTTCACCCTGCGCCTTGTTCGCGATCGGGATGAAGCGAAGGACCTGGTGCAGGAGGCGTTCCTGCGCCTCTGGATGAACGTGGACGGTGTGGATGCGTCAAAAGGGCGCAGTTACCTTTTCACCACGGCCAGGAATCTCGTCATCGATCGGAAACGCCGGCGCAAGTTCCTTGTGCACTTTGAGAGTTGGCACCACGATCACCACGCCTGCCTGCAGCCAGCTGCCGGTGTGAAGGAAGTGCTGGACAGGGCCATGGACAGGCTGCCTCCCCATCAACGTCGGCTGTTGCAATTGCGGGCCATTGAGGGACACAGCTATAAGGAACTTGCGGCCCGGACAGGTATGGACATGGCCAGGGTGAAGGTCTATCTGCACAGGGCACGAAAAGCAGTGCAGACACACATCGGTGATCCCGGTCTCGTGGTGTAA
- a CDS encoding DUF389 domain-containing protein, translated as MMWSPGGVDSANGSPGAAECTEDGIFVRSANTMTIQRLLTYFRLGENAEDPAVALETIERNVVFRGTNLLILVFAILIASVGLNVNSAAVIIGAMLISPLMGPIVGIGAGLGVLDLRLVRRALKNLGFAVGASVVTSTLYFLVSPLDEAYSEILARTNPTIWDVLIAAAGGFAGIIAAASKDRGNVVPGVAIATALMPPLCTAGFGLAHANWAYFAGALFLFLINSVFISLAAFSTVRWLKYPTRQFADAVIRRRIVQVVSGIVVLTVAPSIWLAVRLVQQNTFKQRADRFVAMETGIPDNYLVQRTVDPVGRSIVLTYMGSGVDSVQEAQLRRRLDVHGLAGCDLQVRTGLSLKELGREDRARTAGLQRQLDEQRALMAQLSTIKDSLARREAFRDELMREAMALEPDLRWLVVVDLPGQADSLPRVVSARYMHYPDTVQVARMDRWLAQKLNGRGHTLVIAADSLPRLPATPPKRKR; from the coding sequence ATGATGTGGTCGCCCGGTGGGGTGGATAGCGCGAACGGTTCACCGGGCGCCGCGGAATGCACGGAGGATGGCATCTTTGTGCGAAGCGCGAACACCATGACCATCCAGCGTCTGCTCACGTACTTCCGTCTGGGTGAGAACGCCGAGGACCCGGCGGTGGCCCTGGAGACCATCGAGCGCAATGTGGTGTTCCGGGGGACCAATCTGCTCATCCTGGTCTTCGCGATCCTCATCGCGTCGGTGGGCCTCAACGTCAACTCGGCCGCGGTGATCATCGGTGCCATGTTGATCTCGCCGTTGATGGGGCCCATCGTGGGCATTGGGGCCGGTCTGGGGGTGCTTGACCTGAGGCTGGTGCGCAGGGCGTTGAAGAACCTGGGGTTCGCGGTGGGTGCCAGCGTGGTCACGTCCACGCTCTACTTCCTGGTCAGTCCGCTGGATGAGGCGTATTCGGAGATCCTGGCCCGCACCAATCCCACCATCTGGGACGTGCTCATCGCCGCCGCCGGCGGCTTTGCGGGCATCATCGCGGCGGCGAGCAAGGACCGCGGCAATGTGGTGCCCGGCGTGGCCATCGCCACGGCGCTGATGCCGCCGCTGTGTACGGCGGGATTCGGGCTGGCGCATGCGAACTGGGCCTACTTCGCCGGGGCCCTGTTCCTGTTCCTCATCAACTCGGTCTTCATCAGCCTGGCGGCCTTCAGCACTGTCCGGTGGCTCAAGTACCCCACCCGGCAGTTCGCGGATGCGGTCATCCGGCGGCGGATCGTCCAGGTGGTCAGTGGCATCGTGGTGCTCACCGTGGCGCCCAGCATCTGGCTGGCGGTGCGGCTGGTGCAGCAGAACACCTTCAAGCAACGGGCGGACCGCTTCGTCGCGATGGAGACCGGCATCCCGGACAACTACCTCGTGCAGCGCACCGTGGACCCGGTGGGCCGCTCCATCGTGCTCACGTACATGGGGTCCGGGGTGGACAGCGTGCAGGAGGCGCAGCTCAGGCGGCGGTTGGATGTACACGGCCTTGCGGGGTGCGACCTGCAGGTCCGGACAGGGCTTTCCTTGAAGGAGCTCGGCCGTGAGGATCGTGCCCGAACGGCCGGATTGCAGCGCCAGCTGGACGAACAACGCGCGTTGATGGCGCAGCTCTCCACCATCAAGGACAGCCTCGCCCGGCGGGAGGCGTTCCGGGATGAGTTGATGCGCGAGGCCATGGCCCTGGAGCCCGACCTGCGCTGGCTTGTCGTGGTGGACCTGCCGGGCCAGGCGGATTCCCTGCCGCGCGTGGTGTCCGCCCGCTACATGCACTATCCCGATACCGTCCAGGTGGCCCGCATGGACCGCTGGCTGGCGCAGAAGCTGAACGGGAGGGGCCACACGCTGGTGATCGCCGCGGACAGCCTGCCGCGGCTCCCGGCCACCCCGCCGAAGCGAAAACGCTGA
- a CDS encoding FAD-dependent monooxygenase: MEQRHFTILGGGIAGLTTAIALERSGMSVSVFEAAPEMRPIGAGLGLAANAISALDALGLKERTCAVARELHGLAILDERGRTITRMERPAGTGSEQYSIHRADLQSILLAELRSTPIQLGKRAVSVSQDGSGVTVHFADGSVHRAEHLIIADGVRSASRAFLLPHVKPRYAGYTCWRGVVHAPDLRVEQATETWGRKGRFGIVPLSGDRIYWFATVNSSGQNERHRDFRIHDLVLHFADYHAPITDILARTTDEELLWDDIHDLAPLARFAFDRILLIGDAAHATTPNMGQGACQAIEDAAVLAGILRGGSDVVSAFERFQEVRWPRTKWVTDSSWRLGRIAQWEDPLAIRLRNGLFRMLPASINEASMRHLADVQFDPVPEKDGYTRMITE; encoded by the coding sequence ATGGAACAACGGCACTTCACCATTCTCGGAGGGGGCATCGCCGGCCTCACCACAGCGATCGCCCTGGAGAGGTCCGGCATGTCCGTCTCCGTGTTCGAGGCCGCACCGGAGATGCGACCCATCGGCGCGGGCCTTGGTCTGGCCGCGAACGCGATCAGTGCGCTCGATGCACTGGGCCTGAAGGAGCGCACATGTGCGGTGGCCCGCGAGCTGCATGGCCTTGCCATCCTGGATGAGCGCGGTCGTACGATAACCAGAATGGAACGACCGGCAGGGACCGGGTCGGAACAGTATTCCATCCATCGTGCCGACCTGCAGTCCATCCTGCTCGCTGAGCTGCGGAGCACGCCGATCCAGCTCGGAAAACGCGCGGTATCGGTATCCCAGGACGGATCCGGGGTCACCGTTCACTTTGCCGATGGATCGGTACACCGCGCGGAGCACCTCATCATCGCCGATGGGGTCCGATCCGCCTCACGCGCTTTCCTGCTTCCGCACGTGAAGCCCCGGTATGCGGGATACACGTGCTGGCGGGGGGTGGTCCATGCCCCTGACCTGCGCGTGGAGCAGGCTACGGAGACCTGGGGGCGGAAGGGCCGCTTTGGCATCGTTCCGCTTTCCGGAGACCGCATCTACTGGTTCGCCACCGTGAACAGCAGCGGGCAGAATGAGCGCCACCGGGATTTCCGCATCCACGACCTGGTGCTGCACTTCGCGGACTACCATGCACCCATTACGGACATCCTTGCACGGACCACGGACGAGGAATTGTTGTGGGACGATATCCATGACCTGGCGCCCTTGGCCCGCTTCGCGTTCGATCGCATCCTGCTGATCGGTGATGCGGCACACGCCACTACGCCCAATATGGGGCAGGGAGCCTGTCAGGCGATCGAGGATGCCGCTGTGCTGGCAGGCATACTGCGCGGTGGATCCGACGTGGTGAGCGCCTTCGAGCGCTTCCAGGAGGTTCGGTGGCCGCGCACGAAATGGGTCACGGATTCCTCTTGGAGGTTGGGGCGCATCGCACAATGGGAGGATCCCTTGGCCATCCGGCTTCGCAACGGGCTGTTCCGCATGCTGCCGGCATCGATCAATGAGGCTTCGATGCGACACTTGGCCGATGTTCAATTCGACCCGGTGCCCGAGAAGGACGGCTACACCCGCATGATCACCGAGTGA
- a CDS encoding Crp/Fnr family transcriptional regulator: MHPDPVIAAFQRVQPLPDEAIADLEKIISEEHLRKGTELLRIGQVARNMFFIRNGLARVYYHRQDKEVTDYFAIDGQFIGAVPSLITQQPSHKAIHLVEDSDVLMFPVKALDELCARHHDLERASRRMALFGMLQGQERIESLRFHSAAERYALLERTYPGITNRCPLHYIASYLNTTPVSISRIRAGVQ; this comes from the coding sequence ATGCATCCCGATCCGGTCATAGCTGCCTTCCAGCGTGTGCAGCCGCTGCCTGATGAGGCGATCGCGGACCTGGAGAAGATCATTTCAGAGGAGCATCTGCGAAAGGGCACGGAGCTCCTGCGCATCGGCCAGGTCGCGCGCAACATGTTCTTCATCCGCAACGGACTGGCACGGGTATACTACCACCGTCAGGACAAGGAGGTGACCGACTATTTCGCGATCGACGGTCAGTTCATCGGTGCGGTGCCCAGCCTGATCACCCAGCAGCCTTCGCACAAAGCGATCCACCTGGTCGAGGATTCGGATGTGCTGATGTTCCCGGTCAAGGCGCTGGACGAGCTTTGCGCAAGGCATCATGATCTCGAGCGTGCCTCCCGGCGCATGGCGCTGTTCGGCATGCTCCAAGGGCAGGAACGGATCGAGAGCCTGCGTTTCCATTCGGCAGCGGAGCGCTATGCCTTGTTGGAGCGCACGTACCCCGGGATCACCAATCGCTGTCCGTTGCACTACATCGCCTCCTATCTGAACACCACACCGGTCAGCATCAGTCGCATCCGCGCCGGGGTTCAGTAG
- a CDS encoding NYN domain-containing protein, translated as MAGATALKVGVFYDGSYFTHVSNYYNYVHPHRRRIHIGGLHDYIRHMVGEREGTHPNLCHIIDAHFFRGRFTAREANEKPNQLYYDRVFDDVLMYNAVQTHYLPVKDLMGRKREKGIDVLMALETYELCMLKRYDIVVLIASDGDHVPLVRKLHALGCKTMLLGWDFEFTDQESGEVQVTKTSTDLWNEVSYPMPMHDLIDEGLRDNDAVVRELFVLRDTTVREGEEGAPGAAALPVDDERHRSTVMSLHSGYGFIRYPDNNLFFLRDDLIDVPFAELAVGDELEFNVAMNAKGQRVAKRITRPA; from the coding sequence ATGGCAGGTGCAACGGCCCTCAAGGTGGGCGTCTTCTACGACGGCAGCTATTTCACCCACGTCAGCAACTATTACAACTACGTGCATCCGCACCGCAGGCGCATCCACATCGGCGGGTTGCACGACTACATCCGTCACATGGTGGGCGAGCGGGAGGGCACCCACCCCAACCTCTGCCACATCATCGATGCCCACTTCTTCCGCGGGCGCTTCACCGCGCGCGAGGCCAACGAGAAGCCGAACCAGCTCTACTACGACCGCGTGTTCGATGATGTGCTCATGTACAACGCGGTGCAGACCCACTACCTGCCGGTGAAGGACCTGATGGGCCGCAAGCGGGAGAAGGGCATCGACGTGCTGATGGCGTTGGAGACCTACGAACTGTGCATGCTGAAGCGCTACGACATCGTGGTGCTGATCGCCAGCGACGGCGACCACGTGCCCCTGGTGCGCAAGCTGCACGCGCTCGGCTGCAAGACCATGCTGCTGGGCTGGGACTTCGAGTTCACCGATCAGGAGAGCGGCGAGGTGCAGGTGACCAAGACGAGCACCGACCTGTGGAACGAGGTGAGCTACCCGATGCCGATGCACGACCTGATCGACGAGGGTCTTCGCGACAACGATGCGGTGGTGCGCGAGCTGTTCGTGCTGCGGGACACCACGGTGCGTGAAGGCGAGGAGGGGGCGCCGGGGGCCGCTGCGCTGCCGGTGGACGATGAGCGGCACCGCAGCACGGTGATGAGCCTGCACAGCGGATACGGCTTCATCCGCTACCCGGACAACAACCTGTTCTTCCTGCGCGACGACCTGATCGACGTGCCCTTCGCCGAGCTGGCGGTGGGTGACGAGCTGGAGTTCAACGTGGCGATGAACGCCAAAGGCCAGCGCGTGGCCAAGCGCATCACCCGCCCGGCCTGA
- a CDS encoding GNAT family N-acetyltransferase encodes MNFTLRPFRPDDLAALVKHANDPTVAANLTDAFPHPYTEQHGRGFLEEAMKPVPLRRCIDIDGTCVGAIGLHPKADLWRRNLELGYWLAAAHRGQGIMTEAIRQMVPLGFAAFPEVTRIYATPFGRNIASQKALEKAGFTLEAKLMGTLVKNGQMEDEWIYAVRR; translated from the coding sequence ATGAACTTCACCCTCCGCCCCTTCCGCCCCGATGACCTGGCCGCGCTGGTGAAGCATGCCAACGACCCCACGGTCGCCGCCAACCTCACCGACGCCTTCCCGCATCCCTATACCGAGCAGCATGGCCGTGGCTTCCTGGAGGAAGCGATGAAGCCTGTTCCGCTGCGCCGTTGCATCGACATCGATGGCACGTGCGTGGGCGCCATCGGGCTGCATCCCAAGGCCGACCTCTGGCGCCGCAACCTGGAGCTGGGCTACTGGCTAGCGGCGGCACATCGCGGCCAGGGTATCATGACCGAGGCGATCCGGCAGATGGTGCCGCTGGGCTTCGCGGCCTTCCCCGAGGTGACGCGCATCTACGCCACGCCCTTTGGCAGGAACATCGCCTCGCAGAAGGCCCTGGAGAAGGCCGGCTTCACCTTGGAGGCGAAGCTCATGGGCACGCTGGTGAAGAACGGCCAGATGGAGGACGAGTGGATCTATGCGGTGCGACGCTGA